A window of Macaca mulatta isolate MMU2019108-1 chromosome 7, T2T-MMU8v2.0, whole genome shotgun sequence genomic DNA:
GATTAACTGACGGCTTCAAAGCCCCTGGCTTCTCAGTAGTGGAGCTGGGATTAGAAGCCAGGTCTCttaggagcccaggaattcacAGTTGGAAGGAGGCTCAGAAGTCCCCAGGCCTAGCTCTGACCCCACAACTCAGAAACTTTCTGCTCTCCTGGCTGCTTGATTTTCTGACTCCTCTCCAACACATTCTTTCCCCTCTTTCTGAATTCCTAACATCCTCCTCCAGGTTCCAGTTCCTTCCTGTAGATTTCTAACATGCCCTCCACTCTGTCCCTGGTTCCTGTGAACTCTCACTCCATCCTAACCTATTTCCTTCCATGGATGATGGCTCAGTTCTTCTCCCAAGTCCCtgttcctccctccccagcccccttcTCTAGCACCATTCCCGCCAGGGTCACCTGCAGTGCCGGCATTCCCCTCTCCAGCAGTTCAGGATCCCTTGTGCAGGCCTGATCCGGGGGCCTAGATCCCTGAGGTTTGTCCATGCCCTGCAGGGGGGCATGAGGTCTCAGTGCTGGGGTGGGGGAGCAGGACGGGGTGGCTTCTGTGGCCCTTCTGCccctttcccagcctcccttccttcccaagGACACTCCTGTTATCAGAGGTTGTAGTCCCTTGACTCCAGAGAGCTCTGGTGGCCCCAGGCTGGGTCTAGGAGGAACAGTGTGGCACTAGTACAAGTGTTGTGGCCAAGTACTGGGGTCCCAGGCTGCAGGGTAGAGGGccaggggagaaggaagggggacagaagggaggcagggaggctctGCTTCTGTGCCCTAGGTCTCCACACTCCTCCCCTGGTGCACCTGGGGTCCCTCCTGGTGGGGCTGCCCGGGGACGCTCACCTTCAGGTGGACATAGTCATACTCCTCGGCCATTGGAATGCCCTCGTACTCATTGTGGTGTCCTGCTGGGTCATCCTCCATCTCCCTGCCCTCTGGATCCCCCTCGACCTTGGGGCCCCCATAGCCAGGcaggcggggtgggggtgggggcagaggccGGTCCTGGATGCTGCCCTTCCGtcctggggcaggagagggcactggggaggggctgggggcctcaGGGACAGGCAGGGCAGGCAGAGGGCGGCGGGACAGGCTCTCAGCTGAGGGGAGCCGGGGCCTGTGTGGAGGTGGGGGGCTTCTGGCCAGAAGCTGGGCCAGGGTGTCCTGGTCATGGGAGGCCAGCGCTCCAGGGGGCTCTGGAGAAGGGGGAGCCTCTGGCCCCAGCAGAGGCACATCGTAGATCCCCTCATCAGTGCCCCCACCTTCCCCATCTGCCAGCAGTTCCTCGGGTGCTTCATACAGATTGAGTAAGGCTGACGCTCGTTTCAGGTTGGAGGGGGCAGCGTAGATGGGGGGCCCTGGTTCCCGGCCTCCTTCCCACTCCAGATCTGGTTCCAGCTCTGCAGGTGGCTTTGGGGTCAGAGGCACATCATAGGGAGCATCATCCTCTTCAGGGGGCTGCAGGGCAACCCGGGTCAGAGGGTGGGAAAAGGAGGCAGGGCAGTCATAGGGGCTACTGGAGAGCACCCGAAGGGCGGTAGGGGGCACATCGTAGACCTGTGGAGAGGAGTGGTCAGTCATCTGTCAGCTCAGCAATGAACCCTCCCTTGGGGCGATTTGTCTCCCACCCAACTTACACAGGGACCTCTAGCCCTCACCTCTAAGACATCTCTGGGAGCAGCCAGCTGGGTACCACTGGCTCTGGGGATCTTGTAGATGGGGTCAGGAGAGGGTGGGCAAGGTCCAGCTGGAGGTCCTGAGGTTGGACAGGGCCGAGCTGGGGGCGGCACCACATATACCTGAGGGATCAAATAGACGGGGGGTCAGGAGGAACGCAGTGGGCAGTGATCAAATAATGTCTGAGTGCGAGGAGCTTACAGACCTTCCAACTCCCCCTGTACCTAGAGGGCCAAAGCTCAGAAAGGTTGGTAGACAGGTTTTGGCCAGCGCAGAGCAGTGAAGAGCTGTGGCCTCAGGGCTCTTCCTGCCCACCTGCTGCAGGCCCTGGGTGGGGCTAGTCAGGGAGGAATGGGGCTCTTCTGGCTTGGGGTTGGGGAGGCTCCCACTCTCACCTCCTGGTCCTCATTGCTGTGATCTGGGGCTGGATATGGTGAGCCAAGCTGGGCTGGGGGTGCAGGAGAGAGGCCAGGCTTGGGTGCTGGGCCAGCAGGCAGGAGCTTCACCCTGTTGGCGGGCACAATGCCCTGCTGGCCGTGTAGGGAGCAGAGGCACCAGCCGTCCAGTCCACCAGCGCCCTCTCTCTGCAGGACCCGTAGGACGTCCCCTCGGCGGAAGGACAGCTCCTGGGGGGACTCAGCGGTGTTGTCATACAGTGCCCGGgccagctgggcctggtgggggaggtgggagtggggagaagggTCTTCAGACCCCTTTCAGGTCATGTCATCCCCTGCTCAAAACCCTTCGGAGCTCTGCATTTCCCTCAAGCTAAAAACCTGCACTCTGGATGCAGCTTTCTGCCTGGGCCCTAGCTTCTCTCCAGCTTCATCACCTGcattctccctcttcctttcagTTCCTTCAACTAGACCAGTTCTCCTCAGAGAGGCCGATTTTTTACTTTTCTCCCCACCCCATTCTCTGTTTGTCTCCACCTACTGTTTCTGTCCTCATACTTCATACTATTTGTCTATTTGCTTTTTTTATATCCATTTCTTCCCTTATATTGTAAACCCTATGGACATGGGAACTGCTATGTTTGTAGTCCTTGCAATAAGGCCTGACCTGGAATTGGTCAATACACATGTTGAATGAATTTCTTCCAAAACATATGAAGCCCTGCTACAGTCTCTCATAGAATCTCCTTTACCTTCTCTCTGTTCCCAAGTCATTATCCCTCACTAGCAAAAGGTTAGCTTAAGCAGCCGCAGAGACCCCTCATTCTGAGAGACTGGGAGAGGCCTAGTCCAGACAGTGTGCCTAGgcataataagaaagaaaacagaaacaaagcaaTTGTTTGCTCTCAGTCTGAACAAATAAGGTTCGACCAGAAGAGGCTGAGGTTACCATGGAGAAAAGTGtgtattcttgtgtgtgtgtcacCACTGCCTGGAATCTACCAGCAGGCATCATCATTTAGCAATGGGCCCTTCCACTGAAGGACAgagtgtgtctttgtgtgtgtgtgaagggggTTGGCAGGCCAACCAAAAGGAAACATGTATCATCCTGTTTCCAGTCCTGTCTGGTGGGGGCTTATAAGCTTTTTCCATCAAGGGCCACAGGCTCAAGTAATAAGTCACAGGTACCAAGTGCAAACAATGTTTCCAGACACTGTGCAAATCTCTGCATTAATCaattcatctcatttaattcccacaacAACCTTACGAGGGAGGAACTGTCCTTACCCcattttggaaagaaaactggaagagGGAGGTTAGTACTTTGTCTGATGCCATATCGCTGGCACAGCTGGTGGAGCATAATCTGAACCCTAAACTGCTTGattccagagcctgtgctctcAATTACTTGTGCTACTGCTTCTCCACAATCACAAATGTAGAAATCTACTTAAAAGAAATAGTAGTAACAGTGGCTGAGAAAGTCCCTAACTCAAAAGCAAGTCAAGCACACAGGAAGGCCTTCTTATATCCAATTTCCCTTTGCTATAACCCTTCGCAGTGCTCTTGCTCCATGATGTCTTTTGGTAGAATCAAGCTTAAACTACTCAAAACGTACAATGACATTCAGCTTCAGTTTTGATTGCTAAATGATGATGCTTGCTGGTAGGGTCCCAGGCAGTGGTGACTTACATGTAGTGTTGGACAGCAGCTAGTTAGGCATTACTAGCCAGGTAGCCAAATGGACCGACTAATGCAGTAAAAAAATCTCAAGTTAAATATCTCAGGCAGGCTGCCACCAGACCCTGGGGAGAAGGGTGCCCTGCTAGAGCCAGCAGGAGTGCATATTCCTCTTGGTTGATGTTTCCCTCTGGTGGTGAGGTTGTCCAGCCCCTCATGGCTGGGTGATTTTAACAACAAATTGACTCCTCTTCTTGCCTGATTCCCAACCTGTCAAACCATTTTCTGATTATATTTTGGTTTCTAAAGGATATTGTCCCACACAAAGAAACACGCTAACCAGATGACACAAATTCCCAGTTAGTGCTGcacttttctttttagttgtaAATTATAAATCAGTCTTTTGGATCTAGCCAGGGGATTAAAAGCACAGTTCTAGAGGCAGACCTGGGGTTGAGTCTTGgctgtgtctttttcttttaaacattttatttaaaatatttaattatttagagACCAgctcttgctctgtggtccaggttggagtaaagtggcacaatcataactcactgtaacctcgaatgCCTGGGTTCAGCATCCTAAACAGCTGGGATTACCGTTGCGACCCACTGTTTGGCGGTCTGTCCCTTTCTAGCCAGGTGCCTTTGGGCAGATTGTTTaatctttctgagtctcagttttctgctTTGTAGAATTCCGTATGCACGTATCCATTTTCAGATAATAACGGTACTACCTGCACAAggtggttgtgagagttgcatGAGATAATGCATAAAGAAACTATGACAAAGCGTAgcacagggccaggtgcagtaaatgctcaataagtaATAGCTGTTATTAGAATCCTGTGAGTTTGATTAGCATAAATGCCCCtgaccataaaaagaaaaatctacctTCTTGGGACTACAAAGCTGACTAGCTGGCTCCTGAACCAGCATCTCTATGCCAGAGTACTCCCAGAGGTACTCTATCTCCAGAGGGCCTCCGTCCCCACTCTGAGCTAGGGTTTCCTGGCCATTGTTACAGATTGAGGAACTAAAAGGagtttggggccaggtgcggtggctcatgcctgtaatctcagcactttgggaggctgaggcagatggactgcttgagcccaggagtttgagaccagcctgggcaacatggcaaaaccccgcctctacaaaaaatacaaaaatttagccgatgtggtggtgcgtgcttgtagtcccagcaactcaggaggctgaggtaggtggatcacctgagcccaggaggtggaggctgcagtgagccatgattgtgccactgcactccagcctggtgacagcgtgagaccttgtctcaggaaaaaaaaaaaaaaaaaaaaaaaggagtttggTCTGAGAAAGAACCAAACTTGAACCTGTCCTCAAAGGGTATGGGAGGACATTGGGTGGCTCGGTGCTTCTCTTTCCAGTCTCACAATTATCTCTCCAAGAGTCCCCACTGAGAAGGGACCAGAAAGCAAGTGACGGCCTCGCTTCCCTGGGAAGCTTAGGCAGGACCTAgaagagggtgggaggggaaCAGAGCTGCCTGGATTCAGACTGCATAGACTGTAGAACAGAAAACCGAGGTGGGGCTGTAGAGCGCTCCTCCTTGGTGTTAAGTTTGAGTTCTGTCCAATGGGGCCAAGCCTCTGGGCCCTGCCACTGCAGGACAGAGTTGTTGATGGGCTGATTGATGATGGGTGTGGCCACTCCTGCTCTATCCCCCAGCGGTCCAGCTGACTGGTGAGGGAATGGCCAGCCTAATGTGGGTGGCAGAGGGCCTCTGTGCTCTCTGGGAGGCCTCCTCCCACTGTCCCATCATGCCAGCTGTCTCCTCCCTTTGTCCTGATGCCTGGAAAGTGGCCTGAGGCTGGCTGacatcacctcccctcctccctctgtcttctctttctccttcctgatgTCCCTCCTTTGGTCTATCTCCCTCTTTTCCCTATCCCTCGTCTCGAGATGGGCCTCCTTGGGTCCTTCAGCCTCTCGTTTTTCGTTCTCCGTGAGCCACTAGGTCCTTTCAGCCCCCTCCAAACCTTTTACTTGCCTCCCAATCACAAGCCCCTGCCAACCACCAGTAGCCATCTGTTCCCGCCCAAAAGAAGCAGATAGGACTCAGGCTACGCTTGCCCCCTCCCCTCCATTCAGGCGCAGCCTCTAGTAAGAAAAAGGAGAACAGGAGGGGGCGGGGAAGAGGGGAGAGCCCGGAGCCAGGAGGAGCAGGGGATGAGGAGTgagagggagaagggaaacaAAAGTGAGAGGAGGGGGACACAGCCTCCTGGAGAAGAAAGGGACcaaggagagagacaaagagagggcAGAAATAAAGTGACAGGAGCGCAGGGCAGGCCGTGGAGGTCTCTCCCCGGCAGCCTCCTCTCCCTGGTGGACTCACCGACGTGGCAATGGCCATGGCTTTGGCCTCCCGCGCAGCCTGCCTCAGGCCAGGCTCGGTTTCGCTGACTTCAGCGGTGGCTGCCCCGCACCATGATTCGGGGCCTCTAGCCCCCAGCTGTGGCGCCTGAGTCGTGGCCTCCGCCAAGGtcggaggaggagaaagaaaacccacaaaactTCCCAAATGAGAGGCAGGCTAGCCAGGCAGGAGGAggagcggggcgggccggggcgtCGCTGCGGGACCGCATCCAAGGGCGCGCGCTGCGTGCTGTCCCCGCGGTCTCCCGGGCACCACCACCTCGTCCAGTCCCCGGGAGCTGCCCGCCCTAGACCGCGGGGGCGCCCCGGGCTCGCAGGAGCCGAAAGTTCCCTTCGGGGGCCGGGGCAGGTGAGCAGGCGGGCGCTGGGCTGCGCTCGACGCCTCTCCAGGCCGCTCACGAGAGCCTCGAGGGCTGGGAGAAGCCGCTGGGGCGGTTGGGCTGGACGAGCGAGTTTTGGGGCCAACCCTCTCCACCCGCCGGCTGTGCTGCAGAGCGGTGCTCCCAGGGCTTGGGTCTGCGGCGACCCcgctgggagggagggagagcgaGAACTTAGACGTTTGTCCCAAGTTGCCCGGAGCCAAAGACCCCCGAGAGCGTGGCTGTGGGGCTGGGTCGCTGGAGTGGCCGCTTCTGCCCAAACACTCGCACCCCCGGCGGCGCGGCGGTTTTCACGCGCGCACTCACTCAGCGCGCCCGGGGGTCTGAGGTCGCCGCCACAGCGCCTCACCCCGAGCAGCAGCAACCAGCACACAGGCACCACTGGAACAGGCGGGACAGCCTTTCCGACGCGCTGCCCGCGCCCAGGCGGCAGAGGGGCCCAGCCCCCTTCCAGTCCTCGGCTCCAGGGCGCAAGGCCACAAGCTCCTGCTCCCACCCTCGGCCCCTGGCACCCGGCGCCGGCCCCGCCGCCCCCTCTCACAGGCAGCCTTGGCAGGACCCCGCGGCGCGCCCCACAGCTTGGGGGCAGCTCCCAGGTGTCtctgggaagggaaagaaaggccaCAAAGCAAAAGAAGGAGCAaagagaaggcaaaggaggagcagggTCCCGGGTCCTGCGGACTCgcctgggctgggggtggggacacTGAGAGGGCTGCGAAGGCTCCGGGGGTCGCGCGTGGCCCCCAGGCTCACCCCTGGGCCGCGgctgcccttccctccccttcctgggcTCCTGGCCCCTCTCAGTGCtgttcctttctcctcccctcaGGCCCTCTCCTCTCCGGCGCGGGGCTCAGTCCTGGGGAttaagagaaaggagggaggggaaaggggaggggaagggaaggggcggaggagaaAGGGGGACGATCCTTCCAAAGGCGGGTGTTGAGTTTCAGCTCAGGACCCTCGGGTCCAACTGCCTGTGGTACCCCTCCCCCACCCGTTCCCGCCCTGGTCCTGCCCCAGTCCCCGGCGCCTTCCTCCTCTGGACTCCGCTGCAGGCCTCGCTCGCGGCAGTCCGGTCGGCTTTCTCCGGGAGCTTTCCTCTCCCCGCCACGCCCCCGTCTCCCCCGCTGGCCCCGCGCCTCCCGGCTTCCCTTTCATTAGCCCCACATCTGTCTTTCCCCATGGAGGGAGCGCGCGCCTCCAGCCCAGCGGGGCCCTTAGCAGAGCCTCTCCAATCCTCGGCGCCTCCCCTGCAGGGCAGCGGGGTTCGCTGGGTCGTTCTTGCGGGGCACAGGGCGGGAGTCTGGCGCTGGACATGGATTCTGGCCCTGGTGACAGAACATGAAGCAGGGCGTCTGGCCCCAGAGCTGCAGGCGGGCAGGTTGTGCGGCCTCTTACACTCCTCTGCCAGTCTGGGCCTGTCGGCCTCTTCAGCCTGGCTCACTCTTGCTGCTATGAGGAGAGGACTGGGGAC
This region includes:
- the EFS gene encoding embryonal Fyn-associated substrate isoform X7, with product MAIATSVYVVPPPARPCPTSGPPAGPCPPSPDPIYKIPRASGTQLAAPRDVLEVYDVPPTALRVLSSSPYDCPASFSHPLTRVALQPPEEDDAPPSPEPPGALASHDQDTLAQLLARSPPPPHRPRLPSAESLSRRPLPALPVPEAPSPSPVPSPAPGRKGSIQDRPLPPPPPRLPGYGGPKVEGDPEGREMEDDPAGHHNEYEGIPMAEEYDYVHLKGMDKPQGSRPPDQACTRDPELLERGMPALQEALSPGEPLVLSTGDLQLLHFYAGQCQSHYSALQVAVAALMSSTQANQPPRLFVPHSKRVVVAAHRLVFVGDTLGRLAASAPLRAQVRTGGTALGQALRATVLAVKGAALGYPSSPAVQEMMQCVTELAGQALRFTTLLTSLAP
- the EFS gene encoding embryonal Fyn-associated substrate isoform X6 produces the protein MAIATSVYVVPPPARPCPTSGPPAGPCPPSPDPIYKIPRASGTQLAAPRDVLEVYDVPPTALRVLSSSPYDCPASFSHPLTRVALQPPEEDDAPYDVPLTPKPPAELEPDLEWEGGREPGPPIYAAPSNLKRASALLNLYEAPEELLADGEGGGTDEGIYDVPLLGPEAPPSPEPPGALASHDQDTLAQLLARSPPPPHRPRLPSAESLSRRPLPALPVPEAPSPSPVPSPAPGRKGSIQDRPLPPPPPRLPGYGGPKVEGDPEGREMEDDPAGHHNEYEGIPMAEEYDYVHLKEALSPGEPLVLSTGDLQLLHFYAGQCQSHYSALQVAVAALMSSTQANQPPRLFVPHSKRVVVAAHRLVFVGDTLGRLAASAPLRAQVRTGGTALGQALRATVLAVKGAALGYPSSPAVQEMMQCVTELAGQALRFTTLLTSLAP
- the EFS gene encoding embryonal Fyn-associated substrate isoform X5, which translates into the protein MAIATSVYVVPPPARPCPTSGPPAGPCPPSPDPIYKIPRASGTQLAAPRDVLEVYDVPPTALRVLSSSPYDCPASFSHPLTRVALQPPEEDDAPYDVPLTPKPPAELEPDLEWEGGREPGPPIYAAPSNLKRASALLNLYEAPEELLADGEGGGTDEGIYDVPLLGPEAPPSPEPPGALASHDQDTLAQLLARSPPPPHRPRLPSAESLSRRPLPALPVPEAPSPSPVPSPAPGRKGSIQDRPLPPPPPRLPGYGGPKVEGDPEGREMEDDPAGHHNEYEGIPMAEEYDYVHLKGMDKPQGSRPPDQACTRDPELLERGMPALQEALSPGEPLVLSTGDLQLLHFYAGQCQSHYSALQVAVAALMSSTQANQPPRLFVPHSKRVVVAAHRLVFVGDTLGRLAASAPLRAQVRTGGTALGQALRATVLAVKGAALGYPSSPAVQEMMQCVTELAGQALRFTTLLTSLAP
- the EFS gene encoding embryonal Fyn-associated substrate isoform X4, with protein sequence MAIATSAQLARALYDNTAESPQELSFRRGDVLRVLQREGAGGLDGWCLCSLHGQQGIVPANRVKLLPAGPAPKPGLSPAPPAQLGSPYPAPDHSNEDQEVYVVPPPARPCPTSGPPAGPCPPSPDPIYKIPRASGTQLAAPRDVLEVYDVPPTALRVLSSSPYDCPASFSHPLTRVALQPPEEDDAPYDVPLTPKPPAELEPDLEWEGGREPGPPIYAAPSNLKRASALLNLYEAPEELLADGEGRKGSIQDRPLPPPPPRLPGYGGPKVEGDPEGREMEDDPAGHHNEYEGIPMAEEYDYVHLKGMDKPQGSRPPDQACTRDPELLERGMPALQEALSPGEPLVLSTGDLQLLHFYAGQCQSHYSALQVAVAALMSSTQANQPPRLFVPHSKRVVVAAHRLVFVGDTLGRLAASAPLRAQVRTGGTALGQALRATVLAVKGAALGYPSSPAVQEMMQCVTELAGQALRFTTLLTSLAP
- the EFS gene encoding embryonal Fyn-associated substrate isoform X1, producing MAIATSAQLARALYDNTAESPQELSFRRGDVLRVLQREGAGGLDGWCLCSLHGQQGIVPANRVKLLPAGPAPKPGLSPAPPAQLGSPYPAPDHSNEDQEVYVVPPPARPCPTSGPPAGPCPPSPDPIYKIPRASGTQLAAPRDVLEVYDVPPTALRVLSSSPYDCPASFSHPLTRVALQPPEEDDAPYDVPLTPKPPAELEPDLEWEGGREPGPPIYAAPSNLKRASALLNLYEAPEELLADGEGGGTDEGIYDVPLLGPEAPPSPEPPGALASHDQDTLAQLLARSPPPPHRPRLPSAESLSRRPLPALPVPEAPSPSPVPSPAPGRKGSIQDRPLPPPPPRLPGYGGPKVEGDPEGREMEDDPAGHHNEYEGIPMAEEYDYVHLKGMDKPQGSRPPDQACTRDPELLERGMPALQEALSPGEPLVLSTGDLQLLHFYAGQCQSHYSALQVAVAALMSSTQANQPPRLFVPHSKRVVVAAHRLVFVGDTLGRLAASAPLRAQVRTGGTALGQALRATVLAVKGAALGYPSSPAVQEMMQCVTELAGQALRFTTLLTSLAP
- the EFS gene encoding embryonal Fyn-associated substrate isoform X2 → MAIATSAQLARALYDNTAESPQELSFRRGDVLRVLQREGAGGLDGWCLCSLHGQQGIVPANRVKLLPAGPAPKPGLSPAPPAQLGSPYPAPDHSNEDQEVYVVPPPARPCPTSGPPAGPCPPSPDPIYKIPRASGTQLAAPRDVLEVYDVPPTALRVLSSSPYDCPASFSHPLTRVALQPPEEDDAPYDVPLTPKPPAELEPDLEWEGGREPGPPIYAAPSNLKRASALLNLYEAPEELLADGEGGGTDEGIYDVPLLGPEAPPSPEPPGALASHDQDTLAQLLARSPPPPHRPRLPSAESLSRRPLPALPVPEAPSPSPVPSPAPGRKGSIQDRPLPPPPPRLPGYGGPKVEGDPEGREMEDDPAGHHNEYEGIPMAEEYDYVHLKGMDKPQGSRPPDQACTRDPELLERGMPALQEALSPGEPLVLSTGDLQLLHFYAGQCQSHYSALQVAVAALMSSTQANQPPRLFVPHSKRVVVAAHRLVFVGDTLGRLAASAPLRAQPRVEVTALPPTSGRLAMKSQVAET
- the EFS gene encoding embryonal Fyn-associated substrate isoform X3, with the protein product MAIATSAQLARALYDNTAESPQELSFRRGDVLRVLQREGAGGLDGWCLCSLHGQQGIVPANRVKLLPAGPAPKPGLSPAPPAQLGSPYPAPDHSNEDQEVYVVPPPARPCPTSGPPAGPCPPSPDPIYKIPRASGTQLAAPRDVLEVYDVPPTALRVLSSSPYDCPASFSHPLTRVALQPPEEDDAPYDVPLTPKPPAELEPDLEWEGGREPGPPIYAAPSNLKRASALLNLYEAPEELLADGEGGGTDEGIYDVPLLGPEAPPSPEPPGALASHDQDTLAQLLARSPPPPHRPRLPSAESLSRRPLPALPVPEAPSPSPVPSPAPGRKGSIQDRPLPPPPPRLPGYGGPKVEGDPEGREMEDDPAGHHNEYEGIPMAEEYDYVHLKGMDKPQGSRPPDQACTRDPELLERGMPALQEALSPGEPLVLSTGDLQLLHFYAGQCQSHYSALQVAVAALMSSTQANQPPRLFVPHSKRVVVAAHRLVFVGDTLGRLAASAPLRAQEQVLGSGAVRNWTLLSSA